In Lolium rigidum isolate FL_2022 chromosome 7, APGP_CSIRO_Lrig_0.1, whole genome shotgun sequence, the DNA window gtgccatccgtaaaaaagacaattttttGTGTAAAAAAAGTTGTGTATGAGAtgttttatttgtcttttttacacaattcacaaaaaatatcggtttttcgcAAGACTTGATGTGTGCACGTAAAATATTGATACGTAAGCTAGACATTTTTTGTTTGGCttttttgaacatttcaaaatgtttttccggtggcaggagcatatgctcccatgtgccgaattgaatttcctgatttgttatgttaatttaggaagttaCCGATTTCCCTCGTTTTACTCCGATCTCGAATCGTTAAtctagggggtcttgtgtaaagaacactcttgtgctaatttccgtgccaaaaaactaatgACACTATAGTATTTATATGTCCCTTTTGGAAACATTCTGTGCACTGTTTTGTTGTGCCCTGGTATACCAACCGGATTTCTTGCGGGGCTCAGTGGGTCCATAAAAGTAACCCGGTTTGACACAGTGCGAGCAAAACCAAAGAGCAGGAAAAAACAGATGAACCAAGCGGTGATACAGGGACCAGTTACGACTGTTAACTTACTCTCTCCTCCATTTTGCCTAAAATCCGTTGAGCCAAGCGGAGCCTAATCATATTTAACATAAGCATGTGTCTAATCATTGTCAGTGCACCCCTACTAACATAATACTTCGCGTCAATTGTACGATATGTGCATCAGCGTGCTAAACTTATGTGTGAAATTAATGTTTAATAAAAGTTGAACAATCACATGCACACACATATATGTTGAGTTGATGTTTTTGAAtctcttttatttcattttgttaGAAGAACACTTGATTTCAGTGCTCTCGAGACTTTTGGATTTTCCTTTGTTTAGGGCaaactttacaaaaaaaaaattgaaatcacAAACTTTACAATTTTAATGCTGCGTAAGGCTTCTTTTAACACGTTTTCACCTCAATTTTTCTTTGAGATAACTTTTTCACCTCAAATAAGTTTACCATGTTACATTTAGAGGCCCATGTAGCATTAGGTGCCCCAGGGATACGTGAGGCCCATGTAAACCCCACTGACGAATGGACCCAGTCTCATAGCAACACTTGCGGACTTGCCCCTAGGGCCCCGTCGACATCGGCCAGCCAGCACCACCAACCTGACAGGCGAGCACGCTTTCCTAGTCGGCTCGTCTACCTGCCTGGctcccgtctcctcctcctcctctgctcaccTCCCCGCAGAACAGAAAATGATAGTCTGAAAGCGGCCTCTCCCGATGCAAGCGTCCGCGCGCTTCTGCTCCTCCTCTGCGTCCTCCAAGAAGGGTTTGGACTCTGCCCTGCAAGTTTCTCCTGTTTATGTTTGGTTCAATCGTGGCTGATTTTAGCCTCTCCCTTCCAGTACCAACAACACCGCTGCTTTATTAGAGAGACATGTTTGCTTTTCTTTACGCTAGTTAGAAGCTTGTGATGCGATATGTTTCTTTAAGGTCTGTAAATGCTTGTCTTATGGGCCTAAATTATGTTATTTTACCTCCTTTTCCAGTCTTTGCTGACATTTCTGACGCCGTTGTACGGTCATCGTATCGGCCTCTCTGTGGGAAGGCACACCTGTCTTCTCTGTCTGGTGAGGATCCACCGAGAGTTCAGAAGAGAGTATCAAAACAAGAAAGAAGGGCCAGGGTGGAGGAATTTGTTGAAAAGTAAGGCAATTGTCAGCCAGACAGCATTTCTGATTGTATTCTTGTGGTCAGCATGTTTTACAGTTTGATTTTGATGCCTTTATAGCTGTATGTATTAGAGTCTTGTCATGTTTTAATCTTGCATGAAGGTGGAACCGTCTTGTAGATTCGCGTGGTATACTAGCAATTTATGAACACCCGAGCCAATTGATCAACTCTTTTCGGAATCAGATGTGTGTTTGACACCGCTGGAGGTGATTCTTCATATTCAGTGTTCCTTATCCTGTTTATCTTATTTAAGTGTCCCAATGGAAAAGATTCAGGAAACATGTTGTAAGCAGCTGCAGCTCACAAACTTGAATTGGATACAAGCAAACTGCTGGTTCAGCTTACGAAAACTTGAAAATGAGTGATAATATGACTTATGGGATTAgctaatcgaccataatttgcatTTTGTGCATGAAAACGAAGTGTCAACTTCAAAGCAACGCTCATCATACTTTCGATTTTGAAACAGCCAATTATATATACTGATTCTTTGCGCCACGTCTAAATGCTCTAGAGGTGCTTGATGAAATTCTAGTGCCGTATATCTTTACCTGCACCCAGTAAGGACTTACTTGTGTTAAATGTTGCATCCTTTATTCATGCCTGGCTCTACTATTCAACACAGTTACAGGGCATCACATGAAGGGAAATTTCCATCTGCTACATCTGTTCGTCAGCAGGTTGGAGGGTCCTACTACATATCGTGGGAATTACTCCAGGAATTGGAGTATAATTCAAGACTAAAATGTGATGTGAGAGATGCCTCTTTCAACTCAAGGAACTTTGAGGGAAGATATGGGCTAAACAACATTGACCTCTCAACCAAAGATGCTAGGACCAAAGAAGAACTGGTATTTTGTTACAGATAACCTTACTTTTACTCCGTTGATTTGTGCTCGTGTTGCTCATTATTTTCACTTTGATCTCTTAAGTTTCTAGCAGTGCATATGTTAATGATGTCATAGTTTTAGTTTAATCTTTGTACATACTAAAATAATTACCGGGTACATGGTTCCAGTGCCATAATACCATGATTGTGTGCTCTTAGTCGCTTTACATTAAGCACCAGGATGTTTTAGTAATAATAATGGCCAAACTGTGCCAGATCAGACACAAAGTGAGAATATGAACAGGCTTCCTTGTCTACTCAGGTTGTACCTGAAGTCCAGAAGAGAGTAACAAAGCAAGAAAGAAGGATCAGGGTAGAGGAATTTGTTGAAAAGTAAGGCAACTCAGCGAGACAGCATTTCTTATTGAATTATTGTGATCGCCATTTGTACTCTCTGTTTGCACTTCTTTTTCGCTAATTATAATCTTGGATGAAGGTGGAACAACCTAACAGATTTAGTTCTGTAGAATTACGTTATACTATATTTACAGGTTTACTTGCAATGTCTGATGGCCGAGAGCCAATTTATCACCTTTGTTCAGAATCAGATGTAAGTTTCGCACTGCCGGAGATGGTGGTTGATTAGAAAAAAAAGTCATTTTCTTATTCACATGACCGGTGGCAAAGGTTAAAGAAACATGCATTAAGTAGCCAGTG includes these proteins:
- the LOC124675774 gene encoding uncharacterized protein LOC124675774 isoform X4, which gives rise to MQASARFCSSSASSKKVFADISDAVVRSSYRPLCGKAHLSSLSGEDPPRVQKRVSKQERRARVEEFVENYRASHEGKFPSATSVRQQVGGSYYISWELLQELEYNSRLKCDVRDASFNSRNFEGRYGLNNIDLSTKDARTKEELVVPEVQKRVTKQERRIRVEEFVENYRASHDGKFPCATHVRQHVGGSYYIVLALLQELVYNSRLESDVRNASFNSASVKEKHGLNNIDFSTRERDAILSFEGIKEEMP